Proteins encoded within one genomic window of Streptomyces sp. NBC_01314:
- a CDS encoding transposase family protein — MSSKAVEAVLFPGIDVRVGRVSDSSDVLVVEAVSTAGPGRCPDCRKQARRIHGMYQRSLDERPLASRRVMVRLRVRRYFCDRNSCSRKTFVEQVAGLSERRRRSSTGLTGWLRSIAIELDGRPAARLCRRLRMAAGRTRLLRLLVAPAVSGPCAAGAGGG, encoded by the coding sequence ATGTCCAGCAAGGCGGTCGAGGCTGTGCTGTTTCCCGGGATCGATGTGCGAGTGGGACGCGTCAGCGACTCCTCCGACGTCCTCGTGGTGGAGGCGGTGTCTACTGCCGGGCCGGGCCGGTGCCCGGACTGCCGGAAGCAGGCGAGGCGCATACACGGCATGTACCAACGCTCTCTGGACGAAAGGCCGTTAGCGTCCCGTCGGGTCATGGTCCGGCTGCGGGTCCGCCGGTACTTCTGTGACCGGAATAGCTGTTCCCGTAAGACGTTCGTCGAGCAGGTGGCGGGCCTATCCGAGCGGCGCCGCCGCTCCAGCACCGGACTGACAGGCTGGCTGCGGTCGATCGCGATCGAGCTCGACGGCCGTCCGGCCGCACGGTTGTGCCGCCGCCTACGGATGGCTGCGGGCCGGACCCGGCTGCTCAGGTTGCTCGTGGCGCCCGCGGTTTCCGGACCGTGCGCCGCGGGTGCTGGGGGTGGATGA
- a CDS encoding ScbR family autoregulator-binding transcription factor: MAKQDRAIRTRRAILLAAAKVFEDHGYQAATISQILTSAGVTKGALYFHFKSKEELALGVLDAQDSHFTIPHRPGKLQELVDVVMLHSHRLQTDPMVRASVRLAMDQMATGLDRTGPFLRWSELVRELLEKAQTQGELLPHVIPARTSDVIVGSFAGIQSMSQAFSDYQDLMTRASELLRHLLPSLAQPSVIASLRLSASRGATVYEETQQQHQQQQQQQQQQHETTTTN, translated from the coding sequence ATGGCCAAGCAGGACCGAGCCATCCGCACACGCCGGGCCATCCTCCTGGCCGCGGCCAAGGTCTTCGAGGACCACGGCTACCAGGCCGCCACCATCTCCCAGATCCTCACCAGCGCCGGAGTGACCAAGGGAGCCCTGTACTTCCACTTCAAGTCCAAGGAAGAACTCGCACTGGGAGTCCTCGACGCCCAGGACAGCCACTTCACCATCCCCCACCGGCCCGGCAAACTCCAGGAACTCGTAGACGTCGTCATGCTGCACTCCCACCGCCTGCAGACCGACCCCATGGTCCGCGCCAGCGTCCGCCTGGCCATGGACCAGATGGCCACCGGCCTGGACCGCACCGGCCCCTTCCTGCGCTGGAGCGAACTCGTACGCGAACTACTCGAAAAAGCCCAGACCCAGGGCGAACTCCTCCCCCACGTCATCCCCGCCCGAACCTCCGACGTCATCGTCGGCTCCTTCGCCGGCATCCAGTCCATGTCCCAGGCCTTCAGCGACTACCAAGACCTCATGACACGCGCCAGCGAACTACTACGCCACCTGCTCCCCAGCCTCGCACAACCCTCCGTAATCGCCTCACTACGCCTCTCCGCCTCCCGCGGAGCAACCGTCTACGAAGAAACCCAACAACAACACCAGCAACAGCAACAGCAACAGCAACAGCAACACGAAACCACAACCACCAACTAA
- a CDS encoding ScbA/BarX family gamma-butyrolactone biosynthesis protein, translated as MSAITFRTERAIPSTSPTAQDTSAPAGTGVLRYPSLTTTVPKEYVHRASVAEVMLTDWERTGQDRFTVSAQWPRGHSFFTAAEGRHDPLIAAETIRQAGALLAHAEFGVPLGHHFLMWDLAIDVRPEHLLVGGAPASLELDISCPEIKRRGRSLAGLRYEAVIRRDGQIVADAGASFSCTSPAVYRRVRAHRTPDSDLRRLPLTAPVAPQSVGRMSPMDVVLSPLTENHRWQLRVDSRHPVLFDHPVDHVPGMVLIEAARQATATVLGRSFLPQTLTSTFHRYAELDTPCIIEAHPAPGTAPGHNTPVQVNGHQDNKPVFRCTVTPAPPTT; from the coding sequence ATGTCTGCGATCACGTTCCGCACAGAACGCGCGATACCCAGCACTTCGCCCACCGCTCAGGACACCTCGGCACCGGCAGGGACGGGCGTGCTGCGCTACCCGTCCCTGACCACCACGGTCCCCAAGGAGTACGTCCACCGCGCCAGCGTCGCCGAGGTCATGCTCACCGACTGGGAACGCACCGGCCAGGACCGCTTCACGGTGAGCGCCCAGTGGCCCCGCGGGCACAGCTTCTTCACCGCCGCCGAAGGCCGCCACGACCCGCTCATCGCGGCCGAGACCATCCGCCAGGCCGGCGCACTCCTGGCCCACGCCGAATTCGGTGTCCCGCTCGGCCACCACTTCCTGATGTGGGACCTCGCCATCGACGTGCGCCCCGAACACCTCCTGGTCGGCGGCGCACCGGCGTCCCTGGAACTCGACATCAGCTGCCCGGAGATCAAACGCCGCGGCCGCAGCCTGGCAGGCCTGCGCTACGAAGCCGTGATCCGGCGCGACGGCCAGATTGTCGCAGACGCCGGCGCCTCCTTCTCCTGCACCTCACCCGCGGTCTACCGCCGCGTCCGCGCCCACCGCACACCCGACAGCGACCTCCGCAGACTCCCCCTCACCGCCCCGGTCGCACCGCAGAGCGTCGGACGGATGTCCCCCATGGACGTCGTCCTGTCCCCCCTCACCGAAAACCACCGCTGGCAGCTGAGAGTCGACAGCCGCCACCCCGTGCTCTTCGACCACCCCGTCGACCACGTCCCCGGCATGGTCCTCATCGAAGCCGCCCGCCAGGCCACCGCCACCGTCCTGGGCCGCTCCTTCCTGCCCCAGACCCTCACCAGCACCTTCCACCGCTACGCCGAACTGGACACACCCTGCATCATCGAGGCACACCCCGCCCCCGGCACAGCACCCGGCCACAACACACCCGTCCAGGTAAACGGCCACCAGGACAACAAACCCGTATTCCGCTGCACCGTCACCCCCGCACCCCCCACCACCTGA